In Humulus lupulus chromosome 7, drHumLupu1.1, whole genome shotgun sequence, the following are encoded in one genomic region:
- the LOC133790999 gene encoding putative F-box/LRR-repeat/kelch-repeat protein At1g11620 — protein sequence MTSFCDLPKEIVEKIILSVPADSLVQLKFVNKFCYSLISAFINDPEFVAKHLLLTKNQSSASLLFRLPSPHVDHRLITFPLLTIFYVDVKNDHFISVTEALSIPLIRNERYEDMDKWEEAYHCDGLILLINNFGTMVLCNPALKESMILPEPNNAIAEGSPSAMGFGLDPENNYYKCVAIWCHDNCKVEVYTLGSDSWREINMSEDIMETIMFSHLFNGLCWKGVCYWLVHNPDAFDFDRVLSFNMSNEEFHLIHLPNLEDLTLDYYGFHLSVWNDSVVMYLSSDGDNSREYHLFPMDGAEAGAFSWTKYLHVGPLENVSSELSFWKNDEILMEIWKDGREQLASCNIRTQKFRDVVCDLDRIRFNYWACFYVKSLISIRRR from the coding sequence ATGACGAGCTTCTGTGATTTGCCAAAGGAGATAGTGGAGAAAATCATATTATCGGTACCTGCCGATTCTCTGGTGCAGTTGAAATTTGTAAACAAGTTTTGCTATTCCCTTATCTCGGCTTTCATCAACGACCCGGAATTTGTTGCCAAGCACCTcctccttaccaaaaaccagtcCTCTGCATCCTTACTTTTCAGATTGCCTTCTCCCCATGTAGATCATCGCTTAATCACATTCCCATTGTTGACTATATTCTATGTTGATGTTAAGAACGATCATTTTATATCGGTCACAGAAGCTCTCAGTATACCACTTATTCGAAATGAAAGGTATGAGGATATGGACAAATGGGAGGAGGCTTACCACTGTGATGGGCTCATTTTGCTGATAAATAATTTTGGAACGATGGTATTATGTAATCCTGCTTTGAAAGAATCCATGATTCTCCCAGAACCAAATAATGCTATAGCTGAAGGGTCTCCTTCCGCTATGGGATTTGGACTTGATCCTGAAAACAACTATTACAAATGTGTAGCCATTTGGTGCCATGACAATTGCAAAGTAGAGGTATACACACTGGGTTCTGATTCATGGAGAGAAATCAACATGTCTGAAGACATAATGGAGACTATAATGTTTTCTCATCTATTCAATGGTTTATGTTGGAAGGGCGTTTGTTATTGGTTGGTGCATAATCCAGATGCTTTTGACTTTGACAGGGTCCTTAGTTTCAATATGAGTAATGAAGAATTCCATCTCATACATTTGCCAAATCTTGAAGATTTGACTCTTGATTATTATGGATTCCACCTTTCAGTGTGGAATGATTCAGTTGTGATGTATTTGAGCTCCGACGGGGATAACTCTCGTGAGTATCATTTATTCCCAATGGATGGTGCTGAAGCAGGTGCTTTTTCTTGGACCAAATATTTGCATGTTGGTCCACTAGAAAATGTTAGCAGTGAGTTATCATTTTGGAAGAATGATGAGATTCTAATGGAAATCTGGAAAGATGGACGTGAACAGTTGGCGTCGTGTAACATTCGTACCCAAAAGTTTAGAGATGTTGTTTGTGATCTAGATAGAATCAGATTTAATTACTGGGCTTGTTTCTATGTGAAGAGTCTGATTTCTATTAGGAGGAGGTGA